Proteins from a single region of Alphaproteobacteria bacterium LSUCC0719:
- a CDS encoding aminotransferase class V-fold PLP-dependent enzyme yields MSQITEDLLADIRSRFAQVDTCPQQGPRVFFENAGGALTLNSVVDTSTAYAAIPDNQGRDNAGSHELVRVINRAKDDMRVFMNAPGGQFFVGESGTELLFRLIMNACLGTAADGIVLGSTVEHPATRSACHRWSGISGKTHRLVSHDDARGLVTAADYAARVTPDTRVATILHTSPVTGMGMDVPAISKVVRDVAPECIIIVDGIQHAAHGQIDIASYDVDGYVISPYKMFSRHGYGLAWISDRMTAIEHDSLVGGPEDNWELGTRDTGAYATLSDVADYLEWLGGQVTDSPDRRERFRAAGAAIHAHETSLTEAMIHGTGNLPGLASMPRVRIIGGIDNPAREGLVSLCVEGVAAADVVTMLNSQGIRTHLRKADHYSGNILDPLGLDGCVRVSMCHYNSIHEVAQFLAVMKSIAD; encoded by the coding sequence ATGAGCCAGATTACCGAAGATCTTCTTGCTGACATTCGAAGCCGGTTCGCCCAGGTTGATACCTGTCCGCAGCAGGGGCCGCGTGTCTTTTTTGAAAATGCCGGCGGCGCGCTGACCCTGAACAGCGTTGTCGATACCTCGACGGCCTATGCCGCCATTCCGGACAATCAGGGGCGGGACAATGCAGGCTCGCACGAACTCGTGCGGGTGATCAACCGGGCCAAGGACGATATGCGTGTGTTCATGAACGCGCCCGGTGGCCAGTTCTTTGTCGGGGAAAGCGGGACCGAGCTGCTGTTTCGTCTGATCATGAATGCCTGTCTGGGAACAGCGGCCGACGGTATTGTGCTTGGCTCGACCGTTGAACATCCGGCAACACGCAGCGCCTGTCACCGCTGGTCGGGAATTTCCGGCAAGACGCACCGGCTTGTCAGCCACGATGACGCGCGCGGTCTGGTCACGGCGGCTGATTACGCCGCCCGGGTGACGCCGGATACGCGCGTTGCCACCATCCTGCACACCTCGCCGGTCACCGGCATGGGCATGGATGTTCCCGCCATATCGAAGGTTGTCCGCGATGTGGCACCGGAATGTATCATCATTGTCGACGGTATTCAGCATGCCGCCCACGGCCAGATCGATATCGCCAGCTATGATGTCGACGGCTATGTCATCTCGCCCTACAAGATGTTTTCGCGCCACGGCTATGGTCTTGCCTGGATTTCCGACAGGATGACAGCGATCGAGCATGACTCGCTGGTCGGCGGGCCAGAGGACAATTGGGAACTTGGCACCCGTGACACCGGGGCCTATGCCACGCTTTCGGACGTTGCCGACTATCTGGAATGGCTTGGCGGGCAGGTTACGGACAGCCCCGACAGACGCGAGCGGTTCCGGGCCGCCGGCGCGGCCATTCACGCCCATGAAACATCGCTGACCGAGGCGATGATCCACGGCACCGGCAATCTGCCGGGTCTTGCCAGCATGCCGCGGGTACGGATCATCGGCGGCATCGACAACCCGGCCCGCGAAGGTCTGGTCTCGCTCTGCGTCGAGGGTGTGGCCGCAGCCGATGTGGTGACGATGCTGAACAGCCAGGGGATCCGTACCCATCTGCGGAAGGCCGATCACTATTCGGGCAATATTCTCGATCCGCTTGGTCTCGATGGTTGTGTGCGGGTCTCGATGTGCCACTACAACAGCATCCACGAGGTCGCGCAGTTCCTCGCCGTTATGAAATCCATTGCCGACTGA
- a CDS encoding DUF3108 domain-containing protein, protein MSWIRSVSRMLSAAIIACLVPAIVAAQAPTSALQLTYEVEWGDVDVASATADWTFGEDSFELVATSRTVGLTDAFRKYRGRTELTGRIEKGQYQPVRLSISGVSKRRSRAAVTSWTPQNGTVATSREPEPNLEKVFPLKDEHIEGALDPFSAMLNMLDSIARTGSCRGSGRIYDGLRTSSFMLHDLGTRILEKDRPFAYEGNTLVCGFVGTPTGGHERKSRWRKKQPKPEDVMIFVAEVRPGLFLPVRLQARSFLGTVTARLVVPSLTYRTP, encoded by the coding sequence ATGAGCTGGATCAGGTCTGTTTCACGCATGCTTTCGGCTGCGATCATTGCCTGTCTTGTACCGGCCATTGTGGCTGCGCAGGCACCGACATCCGCGCTCCAGCTGACCTATGAGGTCGAGTGGGGCGATGTCGATGTGGCGAGTGCCACCGCAGACTGGACCTTTGGTGAAGATAGTTTCGAACTTGTGGCCACCTCCCGGACCGTCGGACTGACCGATGCCTTCAGGAAATACCGGGGCCGTACAGAGCTGACAGGCAGGATCGAGAAGGGACAATATCAGCCGGTCAGGCTTTCCATCTCCGGTGTTTCCAAACGTCGCTCGCGGGCGGCGGTGACGTCATGGACGCCGCAGAACGGCACCGTTGCCACCAGCAGAGAGCCGGAGCCGAACCTGGAAAAGGTCTTCCCCCTGAAGGATGAGCATATCGAAGGTGCCCTCGACCCGTTCAGCGCGATGCTGAACATGCTGGACAGCATCGCGAGGACCGGATCATGCCGTGGCTCTGGTCGAATCTATGATGGTCTGCGGACATCCAGCTTCATGCTGCATGACCTTGGCACAAGGATTTTGGAAAAAGACCGGCCCTTCGCCTATGAAGGCAACACATTGGTATGCGGGTTTGTCGGCACCCCGACCGGCGGTCACGAGCGCAAGTCCCGCTGGCGCAAAAAACAGCCCAAGCCCGAGGATGTCATGATTTTTGTCGCCGAAGTGCGACCGGGCCTGTTCCTGCCGGTAAGATTGCAGGCCAGATCCTTCCTCGGCACGGTGACGGCCAGACTGGTGGTGCCCAGCCTGACCTATCGGACGCCCTGA
- a CDS encoding SUMF1/EgtB/PvdO family nonheme iron enzyme, which translates to MQPVLGGDEVMIDRTEVTIGAFAQYAAATGTVTSAEKSGGMVFEAGWVTRPGWNWRTPYGVDGASDEPAVHITYDEAAAYCRWRGARLPTRDEWISNAYTERRSAPPSPFVTGHTYPYPTGDSPVGANCLRDCGNAAGNPVGKTDYSRFLMRGYGHAPAGSTKAGVNGLHDMGANVWEWATSGDGPQQATMGGSWWYGAAQMAADYGATKPRDMAVVYIGFRCISDG; encoded by the coding sequence ATGCAACCGGTTCTGGGGGGCGACGAGGTGATGATCGACCGAACCGAAGTCACCATCGGTGCTTTTGCGCAATATGCCGCCGCCACGGGAACCGTTACCAGTGCCGAGAAGTCGGGCGGTATGGTGTTCGAGGCAGGCTGGGTCACCAGACCAGGCTGGAACTGGCGCACCCCCTATGGTGTGGACGGCGCGTCGGATGAACCGGCGGTCCACATCACCTATGACGAGGCGGCGGCGTATTGCCGATGGCGCGGTGCGCGTCTTCCGACCAGGGATGAATGGATCAGCAACGCCTATACCGAGCGCCGCTCCGCGCCGCCTTCACCCTTTGTGACCGGACACACCTATCCCTATCCGACGGGTGACAGCCCCGTGGGGGCAAATTGCCTGCGGGACTGCGGCAATGCCGCCGGCAATCCTGTTGGCAAGACCGACTATTCGCGGTTCCTGATGCGTGGATATGGCCATGCCCCCGCCGGCAGTACAAAAGCCGGGGTGAACGGTCTGCATGATATGGGTGCCAATGTCTGGGAGTGGGCGACATCTGGCGATGGCCCGCAGCAGGCGACAATGGGTGGCTCGTGGTGGTATGGTGCGGCACAGATGGCGGCTGACTATGGCGCCACCAAGCCGCGGGACATGGCGGTTGTCTATATCGGGTTTCGGTGCATTTCGGATGGGTGA
- a CDS encoding shikimate dehydrogenase has protein sequence MHHPLLSGDTNIIPIVGHPIAQVKSPAGLSRLFSERGVNSLVIPADVSPDHLQTFLAAVSITRNVPGLIATVPHKRALAKFCDRLTERARYAGSANVMFRSETGWVGDNTDGLGHCHGIIAAGGTIRNKHVLLIGAGGAGSAMAYEFLNMGCLSLAIHDIEAVRRDHLIARLDQKFPGRVHVGSTDAGGFDLVSNATPLGMSGQDDFPVNPDTLSTGQFVAEVVTKPVMTPLLKCALELGCDIMTGDQMFEAQSDILIQVLGGSLPEDS, from the coding sequence ATGCACCACCCGTTACTTTCCGGTGACACTAACATCATTCCAATTGTGGGGCACCCCATTGCCCAGGTGAAATCGCCAGCCGGCCTGAGCCGCTTATTCTCTGAAAGGGGGGTGAATTCGCTGGTCATACCGGCAGATGTCTCGCCCGATCACCTGCAGACATTTCTGGCGGCGGTCTCGATAACGCGCAATGTTCCCGGCCTGATTGCCACCGTGCCGCACAAGCGTGCACTGGCCAAATTCTGCGACAGACTGACAGAGCGCGCCCGTTACGCCGGATCGGCAAATGTCATGTTCAGGTCAGAAACCGGCTGGGTGGGCGACAATACAGACGGTCTCGGTCACTGCCACGGGATCATCGCTGCCGGCGGAACCATAAGGAACAAACATGTGCTTCTCATCGGTGCGGGAGGCGCGGGGTCTGCCATGGCCTATGAATTTCTCAATATGGGCTGCCTGTCGCTGGCCATTCATGACATCGAAGCTGTCAGACGTGATCACTTGATTGCGAGGCTTGACCAGAAGTTCCCCGGTCGTGTCCATGTTGGTTCGACCGATGCCGGCGGGTTTGATCTGGTATCGAACGCGACACCACTTGGGATGTCTGGACAAGACGATTTCCCGGTGAACCCAGACACCCTGTCCACCGGGCAGTTTGTAGCGGAAGTTGTGACCAAGCCTGTGATGACACCTTTGCTGAAATGCGCGTTAGAGCTTGGCTGCGATATCATGACCGGTGATCAGATGTTCGAGGCGCAGAGCGATATCCTGATACAGGTGCTTGGCGGGTCACTGCCTGAAGACAGTTGA
- the glpD gene encoding glycerol-3-phosphate dehydrogenase translates to MTDRDINRNFDLFIIGGGVNGCGIARDAAGRGLKVGLAEMNDLGSATSSASTKLFHGGLRYLEYLEFRLVRESLKEREVLLRAMPHISWPMRFVLPYKPGMRFEGGTPVSRIVSTIMPWLKGRRPAWLIRLGLFLYDTLGGRELLPGTTTLDLRADSAGAALKPEFIRAFEYSDCWIEDSRLVVLNARDATRHGAAIMPRTHVVGARRDAGSWVITLRNRTTEWQVRARMLVNASGPWAEAVIKGVVGQNSSDRVRLVRGSHIVTKRLFTHDRSYFLQGTDGRIIFAIPYETDFTLIGTTDKDHPDTDTPPVCTDEESDYLLAFASQYFRTPVTRDDIVWRFSGVRPLYDDGVSSATAATRDYVLKLDDADEVPLLNVFGGKITTYRKLAEAAMAEIAPRLNNNHGPWTAGAPLPGGDFAVGEVDRLIADLRLQHPFLDNAWARRLVRAYGTDAFEIFGAATVRDQAGTYFGATITAAELNWVCDNEWVMSGADFLWRRSKLGLVVSKADAATIDTYIHSRVNTGN, encoded by the coding sequence ATGACTGACAGGGACATCAACCGGAATTTCGATCTGTTCATCATCGGTGGCGGGGTGAATGGCTGTGGCATTGCCCGTGACGCGGCGGGGCGTGGACTGAAAGTCGGGCTTGCCGAGATGAATGATCTGGGCTCGGCAACCTCGTCGGCATCGACCAAGCTGTTTCATGGCGGTTTGCGCTATCTGGAATATCTTGAATTCCGGCTGGTCCGGGAATCATTGAAGGAACGCGAGGTTCTGCTTCGCGCGATGCCTCATATCTCGTGGCCGATGCGCTTTGTGCTTCCCTACAAGCCCGGAATGCGGTTCGAAGGCGGAACACCGGTATCCCGGATCGTGTCAACCATCATGCCGTGGCTGAAAGGACGCCGGCCGGCCTGGCTGATCAGGCTCGGACTGTTTCTTTATGACACGCTTGGCGGGCGCGAATTGCTTCCCGGCACAACGACGCTGGATCTTCGCGCCGACAGCGCCGGCGCCGCGCTCAAGCCGGAATTCATCAGGGCATTTGAATATTCCGATTGCTGGATCGAGGATTCGCGCCTTGTTGTGCTGAATGCGCGTGACGCGACGCGGCATGGCGCTGCCATCATGCCACGAACACATGTTGTCGGGGCACGGCGTGACGCCGGCAGCTGGGTGATCACGCTTCGCAACCGGACGACAGAATGGCAGGTACGCGCCCGCATGCTTGTCAACGCATCCGGGCCGTGGGCCGAAGCCGTCATCAAGGGTGTTGTCGGACAGAATTCCAGCGACCGCGTCAGGCTTGTCCGGGGCAGCCACATCGTCACAAAGCGGCTGTTCACCCATGACCGCAGCTATTTCCTGCAGGGCACCGATGGCCGGATCATCTTTGCCATTCCCTATGAAACGGATTTCACCCTGATCGGCACGACCGACAAGGATCATCCGGACACCGACACACCGCCGGTCTGCACCGATGAGGAAAGTGATTATCTGCTGGCTTTCGCCTCGCAATATTTCAGGACGCCTGTAACCCGGGACGATATTGTCTGGCGGTTTTCCGGCGTGCGGCCACTCTATGATGACGGTGTCAGTTCCGCGACAGCCGCAACACGCGACTATGTGCTGAAACTGGACGATGCCGACGAGGTGCCGCTGCTGAATGTCTTTGGTGGCAAGATCACCACCTACCGCAAGCTTGCCGAGGCCGCGATGGCGGAAATCGCCCCGCGCCTGAACAACAATCACGGCCCGTGGACAGCCGGCGCACCACTTCCCGGCGGAGATTTCGCTGTCGGCGAAGTGGACAGGCTGATAGCGGATCTGCGTCTGCAGCATCCCTTCCTCGACAATGCCTGGGCACGCCGCCTGGTTCGTGCCTATGGCACCGACGCCTTCGAGATTTTCGGCGCGGCGACTGTTCGCGATCAGGCCGGCACGTATTTTGGTGCCACCATCACCGCCGCAGAACTGAACTGGGTATGCGATAACGAGTGGGTGATGAGTGGCGCTGATTTCCTGTGGCGGCGCAGCAAGCTGGGCCTTGTCGTCAGCAAAGCCGACGCCGCCACCATCGACACCTACATCCACAGCCGGGTCAACACCGGCAACTGA
- a CDS encoding flagellar basal body rod C-terminal domain-containing protein, producing the protein MNTSQGELLSTGNVLDLALTEDGFFMVSGLKETTAADGQNRFLLTRNGSFQLDKDDFIVNENGEYLLDVNQQPIQIDRVALETLYSNSYAFDRGTLVADLGTFEQVNRPLELAQDQPFNLDFAGSKIRLGGTFLPKGTRFDLSSDEYISNVADQISIKNNRIYRGTGLEAELIGDVEFTGASLKPEVSFKSGNIFAQTVENALFSSPFGTTWQSDGAQTVFGSTEIPFYSGDPQPTSIKVGLQGDADIPTSISNAGQPATLSAGDGEFILSEGENGDFVLTTNVTVDQAHSLVRGPAATSNSIAFEQGQTIKFDWRGTSNDKLDVFGYLINTSTKQTVDLVNATSGNTSGWQHVNVTIPETGDYQIVMVGGGYVSEDAQIIQTADAGQPISMAREDWNVIDERVVLGQSDIFGKWKQIAETVAKEYWGEPTSYSPTQDSATALYWQASVEKTVDVGPDGQYTDVNGATGNVQQYVDGYNARMSAMAADQQATYEDLSAEEIFAEIWGVPSEKVGTTMVWRGTDEKRLDLTEGTWTDAGSGAFGKVIDIIRANEPNETVSAVLETRFGIPRNEQAEYFATNFSDWRYPEGNSAKNLADQGEGSGSFSVEPLPEGGLRLTADISAMDKDAVIRGPAISNAQPLLLSQGQTVTFDWSGSSTGELDVIGYLLNLDSNQTTTLLNVTTHDAPSSQTYAANVPADGNYKLIFVGGAYASANNQVQVTDRTETVSLDPAQWNVVSDRVVVGNSKIAGQTVPWNAAESSNSAEALSLDDQAEAQTSFGVDSQNNTLVLSGNVLSATEGGVLGQNSVFRGPAITSNRVISLGNGDGVSLSISGNSDATIAYLQDRNSGAQMPLKRVSEAGLSQDESLYEATVDKIGDYQLVVIGAVTGGDVSSASNAISITDVSVNRTHPEFKAEATFDITNVKIRNGDGKYALSSSVAFRNFSVQDVIEQRSMDDVSTEQVAEVLSRFTLSENTDVADKLNGSLISIFLPGDVNTGRNLSDQAGGLSTLSLIDTNSTTNQHLLSNLKVKDSGDVLATYANGSEAVNGQIGIAKVAVSAGLTNRGGSRFETNENSPLLYFRAVVNNGIKSGNLETANADITDELTQLMLIQQRYQANAKVFEANSENVRKVTDIR; encoded by the coding sequence TTGAACACGTCGCAGGGCGAGCTGCTCAGCACAGGCAACGTTCTCGACCTTGCCTTGACGGAAGATGGGTTCTTTATGGTTTCAGGGCTGAAGGAGACAACAGCGGCCGACGGCCAGAACCGCTTTCTCTTGACACGGAATGGTAGTTTTCAACTCGATAAAGATGATTTCATCGTCAATGAAAATGGCGAATATCTCCTCGATGTAAATCAACAGCCGATACAAATCGACCGTGTTGCATTGGAAACACTCTATTCGAACAGCTACGCCTTTGATCGTGGAACGCTCGTTGCAGACCTTGGGACATTTGAGCAGGTCAATCGACCCCTCGAATTGGCTCAAGATCAACCATTCAATCTCGACTTTGCCGGATCCAAAATAAGACTTGGTGGCACTTTCCTGCCCAAAGGCACGCGCTTTGATCTGTCTTCCGATGAATATATCTCAAATGTCGCTGACCAGATCAGCATCAAAAACAACAGGATATATCGCGGTACGGGGCTGGAAGCCGAATTGATTGGCGATGTCGAATTTACCGGCGCGAGCCTGAAACCGGAGGTCTCTTTCAAATCCGGAAACATTTTTGCACAAACGGTCGAAAATGCCCTGTTCAGTTCGCCTTTTGGCACCACTTGGCAGAGCGATGGCGCACAGACGGTTTTCGGCTCGACAGAGATTCCGTTCTACAGCGGTGACCCCCAGCCCACGTCAATAAAAGTTGGCCTTCAGGGTGACGCGGATATCCCCACCTCGATATCCAACGCGGGTCAACCTGCCACGCTGTCAGCAGGGGATGGTGAATTCATTTTGTCAGAGGGTGAGAATGGCGACTTTGTCCTGACCACAAATGTGACTGTTGACCAGGCACACAGCCTTGTTCGAGGCCCGGCTGCAACAAGCAACAGTATAGCGTTCGAGCAAGGTCAGACGATAAAGTTTGACTGGCGCGGAACGTCCAACGACAAGCTGGATGTTTTCGGTTACCTGATCAATACAAGTACCAAACAGACAGTTGATCTGGTGAATGCGACTTCCGGCAACACGTCCGGATGGCAGCATGTCAACGTCACCATTCCAGAAACCGGTGACTACCAGATCGTTATGGTCGGGGGCGGCTATGTCAGCGAGGATGCGCAGATCATCCAGACAGCAGATGCCGGTCAACCCATTTCAATGGCCCGTGAAGACTGGAATGTTATCGACGAGCGGGTTGTTCTGGGCCAGAGCGATATTTTTGGCAAATGGAAGCAGATTGCCGAAACTGTGGCGAAAGAATATTGGGGCGAGCCGACCTCGTATAGTCCGACACAAGACAGCGCAACCGCGCTTTACTGGCAAGCCAGCGTTGAAAAAACCGTTGATGTCGGGCCGGATGGTCAATATACGGATGTCAATGGCGCAACCGGGAACGTTCAGCAATATGTAGATGGTTATAATGCCAGAATGAGCGCGATGGCGGCAGACCAACAGGCAACATATGAGGATTTGTCTGCCGAGGAAATCTTTGCCGAGATCTGGGGGGTCCCATCCGAAAAAGTTGGCACCACGATGGTCTGGCGGGGAACGGATGAAAAGCGCCTTGATCTGACCGAGGGTACATGGACGGATGCCGGTTCCGGTGCTTTCGGGAAAGTCATCGATATTATCCGGGCAAATGAGCCAAATGAAACAGTCAGTGCTGTCCTTGAGACAAGGTTTGGTATTCCGCGAAACGAGCAGGCCGAGTACTTCGCGACAAATTTTTCAGATTGGCGGTATCCTGAGGGTAACAGCGCGAAAAACCTTGCAGACCAAGGAGAAGGTTCCGGCAGCTTCAGCGTGGAGCCATTACCCGAAGGTGGCCTTCGATTGACAGCTGACATTTCAGCAATGGACAAGGATGCCGTCATTCGCGGCCCGGCCATTTCTAATGCACAGCCCTTGCTCTTGTCCCAAGGCCAGACCGTGACGTTTGATTGGTCGGGTTCCTCCACCGGCGAGCTGGATGTCATCGGCTATCTACTCAATCTCGACAGCAACCAGACAACGACTTTGCTGAATGTGACGACACATGATGCGCCGTCGTCGCAGACCTATGCGGCTAATGTACCCGCCGATGGTAATTATAAACTTATTTTTGTTGGGGGCGCCTACGCCTCTGCCAATAATCAGGTACAGGTTACAGACAGGACCGAGACGGTGTCGCTTGACCCTGCCCAATGGAATGTCGTTTCCGATCGTGTTGTAGTGGGTAACAGCAAGATTGCAGGCCAGACCGTTCCGTGGAACGCTGCTGAATCCTCAAACTCCGCAGAGGCACTGTCACTGGATGATCAGGCAGAGGCCCAAACCAGCTTCGGTGTTGATTCACAAAACAATACATTGGTTCTGAGTGGTAATGTCCTGTCCGCAACCGAAGGCGGGGTGCTGGGGCAAAATTCGGTTTTCCGTGGCCCGGCTATAACCTCCAACAGGGTTATTTCCCTTGGAAATGGTGATGGTGTTTCACTGTCCATATCCGGCAACAGTGATGCCACGATTGCATATCTTCAAGACAGGAATTCCGGCGCTCAAATGCCTCTCAAAAGGGTGTCCGAGGCAGGTCTATCCCAAGACGAATCGCTGTATGAGGCAACTGTAGACAAAATTGGAGATTACCAGCTTGTTGTCATCGGTGCGGTAACCGGTGGAGATGTCTCTTCTGCCAGCAACGCAATTTCCATTACAGATGTAAGCGTCAATCGCACTCATCCCGAATTCAAAGCTGAGGCAACATTCGATATCACCAACGTAAAAATCCGCAATGGTGATGGAAAATATGCACTGAGCAGCAGCGTGGCATTCAGAAATTTTTCTGTCCAGGATGTGATCGAACAGCGCAGTATGGATGATGTTTCCACCGAGCAGGTCGCAGAGGTTTTGTCGAGATTTACTCTGAGTGAAAATACTGACGTCGCCGACAAATTGAATGGCAGTCTGATTTCGATATTTCTTCCAGGAGATGTCAATACTGGTCGGAATTTGTCTGACCAGGCAGGCGGCCTGTCCACGCTTTCACTCATCGATACGAATTCGACGACCAACCAGCATCTTCTTTCAAATCTGAAGGTAAAGGATAGCGGTGATGTTCTGGCGACCTATGCCAATGGCTCCGAAGCAGTCAATGGACAGATTGGTATAGCAAAAGTGGCGGTATCTGCCGGGTTGACCAACAGGGGCGGTTCGCGTTTTGAAACAAACGAGAATAGTCCGCTGCTGTATTTTCGGGCTGTCGTAAATAATGGAATAAAGTCAGGAAACCTGGAAACAGCCAATGCCGATATCACTGACGAGCTGACCCAACTCATGCTGATACAGCAAAGATATCAGGCGAATGCAAAGGTATTCGAGGCCAATAGCGAAAACGTCAGAAAAGTAACTGATATCCGTTAA
- a CDS encoding flagellar basal body protein produces the protein MGFVPSVWHVFCKTKPSEKNFCGLTMFYTAMTGLKVSQKDLANTSHNIANTGTVGFKKSSLSFSDIHAASV, from the coding sequence ATGGGTTTTGTGCCTAGCGTGTGGCATGTCTTTTGCAAAACTAAGCCGTCAGAGAAAAACTTTTGTGGACTTACAATGTTTTATACCGCCATGACTGGCCTAAAGGTATCCCAGAAGGACCTGGCCAACACATCTCATAACATCGCAAATACCGGAACAGTCGGCTTCAAGAAATCGTCATTGTCATTCTCTGACATCCATGCAGCTTCCGTCTAG